One genomic segment of Pedobacter endophyticus includes these proteins:
- the rpsF gene encoding 30S ribosomal protein S6 has protein sequence MNQYETVIVLTPLLSEEAAKEALAKFKAVLTDNGAEIIQEDNWGLRKLAYPIDKKSNGFFSLTEYKSSGELIAKLELELKRDERVLRFLTIRLDKHAVAYNEKKRSGAFNKKTKEVAA, from the coding sequence ATGAATCAGTACGAAACTGTTATCGTTCTAACCCCATTGTTATCTGAAGAGGCTGCAAAAGAGGCATTAGCTAAATTTAAAGCAGTTCTTACTGATAACGGTGCCGAAATTATCCAGGAAGATAATTGGGGTTTGAGAAAATTAGCGTATCCGATTGATAAAAAATCAAACGGTTTTTTTAGCTTAACTGAATACAAATCTTCAGGAGAGTTGATCGCAAAATTAGAGCTTGAATTAAAACGCGATGAGCGTGTGTTACGTTTCTTAACTATCCGTTTAGATAAACACGCAGTTGCTTACAATGAGAAAAAGCGCAGCGGTGCTTTTAACAAAAAAACTAAGGAGGTTGCAGCGTAA
- the rpsR gene encoding 30S ribosomal protein S18: protein MAREQIQYVTAPKVEDNRKKYCRFKKNGIKYIDYKDANFLLKFINDQGKLLPRRLTGTSLKFQRKVAQAVKRARHIGLLPFVADQLK from the coding sequence ATGGCAAGAGAACAAATTCAATACGTAACTGCCCCTAAAGTAGAGGACAATCGTAAAAAATATTGCCGTTTCAAGAAAAACGGAATCAAATATATCGATTACAAAGACGCAAACTTCTTGTTGAAGTTTATTAACGATCAAGGTAAATTGTTACCACGCCGTTTAACTGGTACTTCGTTAAAATTTCAACGTAAAGTGGCTCAGGCCGTTAAACGTGCCCGTCACATCGGTTTGTTACCTTTCGTTGCAGATCAATTAAAATAG
- the rplI gene encoding 50S ribosomal protein L9 — MEIILKQDIKGLGEKDDVVTVKPGYGRNYLIPQGFGALATVSAKKVLAENLKQAAFKQDKIKKDAEGVAERLTDVKLSIGAKAGESGKIFGAVNTIQIAEALKAQGFEVDRRRITFETEPKFVGEYVANLNLHKEVKVQVPFEVVAE; from the coding sequence ATGGAAATTATTTTAAAACAAGATATTAAAGGCCTTGGCGAGAAAGATGATGTAGTTACAGTAAAGCCAGGTTATGGCCGTAACTATTTGATCCCTCAGGGATTTGGCGCTTTGGCTACCGTTTCTGCTAAAAAAGTTTTAGCTGAGAACTTAAAGCAAGCTGCTTTTAAACAAGATAAAATTAAGAAAGATGCTGAAGGTGTTGCTGAGCGTTTAACTGATGTTAAACTTTCTATCGGCGCTAAAGCTGGCGAGAGCGGAAAGATTTTTGGAGCGGTAAATACCATCCAAATTGCTGAAGCATTAAAAGCTCAAGGTTTTGAGGTAGATCGTCGTCGTATTACTTTCGAAACTGAACCTAAATTTGTTGGCGAATATGTTGCTAACTTAAACTTACACAAAGAAGTTAAAGTTCAGGTTCCTTTTGAAGTAGTTGCTGAGTAA
- a CDS encoding SDR family oxidoreductase yields MKVALITGGSKGIGYGIAESLLKAGYRVAITSRTIASANDAAQKLAAHGDVLAIEANVVDFQSQQDAVNLIVEKWGQLDVLIANAGVGHFAPIDELEPHLWRETIDTNLTGVFYSIKASIEELKKAQGYILTISSLAGTNFFAGGAAYNASKFGLTGFTQAIMLDLRKYGVKVSTIMPGSVASHFNDHQPDAENDAWKIQPEDMGKLIVDLLAMPARTLPSKIEIRPTTPKG; encoded by the coding sequence ATGAAAGTTGCATTAATTACAGGAGGAAGTAAGGGAATTGGCTATGGCATTGCCGAATCACTTTTAAAAGCAGGCTACCGTGTGGCCATAACCAGCAGAACAATTGCAAGCGCAAACGATGCTGCGCAAAAATTGGCTGCCCATGGCGATGTTTTGGCTATTGAAGCTAACGTAGTCGATTTTCAATCTCAACAGGATGCGGTAAACCTCATCGTCGAAAAATGGGGCCAGTTAGATGTACTGATCGCTAATGCTGGTGTGGGTCATTTTGCACCAATTGACGAGCTGGAACCACACCTATGGCGAGAAACGATTGATACAAACCTTACCGGGGTATTTTATAGCATTAAAGCGAGTATTGAAGAACTTAAAAAAGCACAAGGCTACATTTTGACGATCTCGAGCTTAGCCGGAACGAACTTTTTTGCTGGCGGAGCGGCCTACAACGCCAGTAAATTTGGCTTAACGGGTTTTACACAAGCAATAATGTTAGATTTAAGAAAATATGGTGTAAAAGTAAGTACCATTATGCCGGGCTCAGTAGCCAGTCACTTCAACGACCATCAACCAGACGCCGAAAATGATGCCTGGAAGATTCAGCCAGAAGACATGGGGAAACTGATTGTAGATTTATTGGCCATGCCGGCCCGTACGTTGCCAAGCAAGATTGAAATTAGGCCAACAACACCGAAAGGATAA
- the mtgA gene encoding monofunctional biosynthetic peptidoglycan transglycosylase, protein MTKKRSAKSKVKHPLLKRITNIATKVFLYFLLVSVIWVIAYRFINPPITLLMVLRNIERKADGKSFKTEKKWVKFEDMSDNMKRAAVSAEDQLFLKHIGFDMKAIEKAFASNKKGKKIKGGSTISQQTAKNVFLWPGRSYVRKGFEAYFTLLIELFWSKERILEVYLNVIEMGDGIYGAEAAAQEYYGKSCRKLTKRRAALIAACFPNPRRWTPKNATPYIRHRQYLILRNMNRLGPLDF, encoded by the coding sequence ATGACCAAAAAACGTTCTGCAAAGTCAAAAGTTAAACATCCTTTGTTAAAAAGGATTACCAACATTGCGACCAAAGTTTTCCTTTATTTTTTGCTGGTTTCAGTAATTTGGGTGATTGCTTATCGCTTTATTAACCCTCCAATTACCTTGTTAATGGTTTTGCGTAACATTGAGCGCAAAGCGGATGGAAAAAGCTTTAAAACCGAAAAGAAATGGGTTAAGTTTGAAGATATGTCTGACAATATGAAACGGGCAGCCGTTTCGGCCGAAGATCAGCTATTTTTAAAACATATTGGTTTCGATATGAAGGCCATTGAAAAAGCTTTTGCGAGCAATAAAAAGGGCAAGAAAATAAAAGGTGGCAGTACGATATCGCAACAAACGGCCAAGAATGTTTTCCTGTGGCCGGGCAGGTCGTACGTTAGAAAGGGTTTCGAAGCATACTTTACCTTGTTGATTGAGCTGTTTTGGAGCAAAGAGCGCATTTTAGAGGTTTATTTAAATGTAATTGAAATGGGCGATGGCATTTATGGTGCCGAGGCCGCAGCGCAGGAGTATTACGGCAAATCGTGCAGGAAACTTACAAAAAGACGGGCTGCTTTAATTGCCGCCTGCTTTCCTAACCCTCGAAGATGGACACCAAAAAATGCAACACCATACATCAGGCATCGCCAGTATTTAATATTGAGAAACATGAACAGATTAGGCCCGCTGGATTTTTAG
- a CDS encoding type II toxin-antitoxin system HigB family toxin, which translates to MVKFNFEKQWAFIRFVETHAEYDAVDANTI; encoded by the coding sequence ATTGTAAAATTTAACTTCGAAAAACAATGGGCGTTTATAAGGTTTGTGGAAACACATGCCGAGTACGATGCAGTTGACGCCAACACAATTTAA
- a CDS encoding GNAT family N-acetyltransferase codes for MKIENCLLSDSDQIIALYDAARKLQVERGMVVWPVFEKSFIESEIREGRQWKIVIDGTIACNWATTFEDKQIWGDKDNNDSVFIHRLCTNPNFRGNRYIDKVVEWAKNYARQLGKQYVRLDTLGNNTKLIEHYTSSGFEFLGIFKLTDTSTLPGHYQREPNCCLFELKL; via the coding sequence ATGAAAATTGAAAATTGTTTACTAAGCGATTCGGACCAGATTATAGCGCTTTATGATGCCGCCAGAAAACTTCAGGTTGAAAGGGGAATGGTGGTGTGGCCTGTTTTCGAAAAATCTTTTATCGAAAGCGAAATAAGGGAAGGAAGGCAATGGAAAATCGTAATTGATGGGACGATTGCTTGTAATTGGGCAACAACGTTTGAGGATAAACAAATTTGGGGCGATAAAGACAACAACGATTCCGTTTTTATTCATCGTTTATGTACCAATCCCAATTTTCGCGGAAATAGATATATCGATAAGGTTGTTGAGTGGGCAAAGAATTACGCAAGGCAATTAGGGAAACAATATGTAAGGCTGGACACCTTGGGAAACAACACCAAATTAATTGAGCACTATACATCGTCGGGCTTCGAATTTTTGGGCATATTCAAACTAACCGACACTTCAACCTTACCGGGCCATTATCAACGTGAGCCAAATTGTTGTTTGTTTGAGCTGAAATTATAA
- the fic gene encoding protein adenylyltransferase Fic: MRNIDGKSLENAYRLFESNNIEKMEIGSAKGLKQIHEYLFAGLYDFAGEVRTKNIAKGGFRFATALYLNEILVKIEQMPENNFEEIIAKYVEMNIAHPFMEGNGRTMRIWLDMLLKTKLKKMVNWQFVDKTLYLQAMERSPINDLELRTLLGNNLTDEINNREVIFKGIEQSYYYEGYTKEDDDE; this comes from the coding sequence ATGAGAAATATTGATGGAAAAAGTTTAGAAAATGCCTATCGGTTGTTTGAATCTAATAACATTGAGAAAATGGAAATTGGAAGCGCAAAGGGCCTTAAACAAATTCACGAGTATCTATTCGCTGGCTTATATGATTTCGCGGGAGAGGTGCGCACAAAAAATATAGCTAAAGGTGGCTTCAGGTTTGCAACTGCCTTATACCTGAACGAGATTTTAGTAAAAATTGAACAGATGCCCGAAAATAATTTTGAAGAAATTATTGCCAAGTATGTAGAAATGAATATTGCCCACCCTTTTATGGAAGGCAATGGCAGAACAATGCGTATATGGCTGGATATGCTGTTAAAAACAAAACTTAAAAAAATGGTTAACTGGCAGTTTGTAGATAAAACACTTTATTTACAAGCCATGGAGAGAAGCCCAATAAACGATTTGGAACTAAGAACCCTGTTAGGTAATAACCTAACCGATGAGATAAACAACAGAGAAGTCATTTTTAAAGGAATAGAGCAATCCTATTATTATGAAGGTTACACAAAAGAAGATGATGACGAATAA
- a CDS encoding AsmA family protein, with the protein MKRWFKILLKILSVVVLLIVLTWLAGAFYISRNKKEVLTSILAQLNKNLNGKITASSMEPTLLKSFPGISISLNEVLLRDSLWAKHRHDLLKAQDIDVSLNVLSLIVGNININRIAINNANIYIYTDSSGYSNTSIFKSSKPADDKKPPSKNSTLAIKKIDFNKVNLTVDNKKRFKLFNFNIDQIQGRMKYLDTGWMGKIKLKTQVNSFAFNTNKGSFLQNKSLEGTLSAHYSRKLDAVMLDPEVLNIGGHPFKIGAKIDLGKSAFAIDIAVDDILFKDVALLLSPNISSKLLKFGIAKPINIRGTIIDDGSGKYGDPLIKVGITVRDNVVSIPAGTLTAANFDGTFTNQDTVGGVIGDENSAIKFYKLRANYFNAPIKIDTFTVNNLARPIATGLVTSQFPLTNLNNTVGTEDFEFKNGTADLRLYCKADIDNFSFTKPVVSGRIDIANADIVYLPRKLHLVKSALKMNFNQNDLSIQNGHFQLGKSELNVNCNIANFANLYYTDPDKILVNLTMHSPQLYLNEFLPILGPRMKQKSASSGSSMKAASKQLSNVLEVSKMNIKLKVDKAIYDKFVARNLNADISLRGEGIYFDKISVAHAGGTLSLNGNIIQQSSSNLFKINSVISHVSVKEFFYSFDNFGQKTITSKNLMGYLSSRVNITGRISHVGKILPRSISGKVIFNLNNAALVNFEPMVNVGKFAFANRNLENIKIRNLDGTLTIRGDKIDISPMQINSSAMNFNVKGTYALGDGTNIAVDIPLRNPKGDENLTKAERREARMRGIVLYLKAIDDGKGGIKIRWNKDHDEDKDKGQDQNKKRDVRIKWD; encoded by the coding sequence ATGAAACGCTGGTTCAAAATTCTGCTTAAAATCCTTTCTGTTGTTGTTCTTCTTATCGTGTTAACCTGGCTTGCGGGTGCTTTTTACATCAGCCGCAACAAAAAGGAGGTTTTAACTTCTATTCTTGCGCAGTTAAACAAAAACCTCAATGGAAAAATTACGGCTTCGAGCATGGAGCCTACTTTGCTAAAAAGCTTTCCGGGCATTTCGATTTCATTAAATGAAGTGTTACTTCGCGACAGTTTGTGGGCCAAACACCGGCACGATCTTTTAAAGGCTCAAGATATCGACGTTTCGTTAAATGTGCTCTCGCTCATTGTTGGCAACATCAACATCAACCGAATCGCCATAAATAACGCAAATATCTATATCTATACGGACTCATCGGGGTACAGCAACACCAGCATTTTCAAAAGCAGTAAACCGGCCGACGATAAAAAACCGCCCTCCAAAAATTCGACCCTAGCGATAAAGAAGATCGATTTTAATAAGGTAAACTTAACGGTAGACAATAAAAAAAGGTTTAAGCTCTTCAATTTCAATATTGATCAGATTCAGGGCCGAATGAAATACCTTGATACGGGATGGATGGGCAAAATCAAATTAAAAACGCAGGTTAACAGCTTTGCGTTTAACACCAATAAGGGCAGTTTTTTACAAAACAAATCGCTCGAGGGAACGCTGTCTGCCCATTATAGTCGCAAGCTCGATGCAGTGATGCTCGATCCTGAAGTGCTGAACATTGGCGGTCACCCGTTTAAAATCGGTGCAAAGATCGACCTTGGCAAATCGGCTTTTGCAATTGATATTGCCGTCGACGATATCTTGTTTAAAGATGTGGCTTTGCTGTTATCGCCAAATATATCGTCGAAGCTGCTCAAATTCGGCATCGCGAAGCCGATAAATATCAGGGGAACTATTATAGATGATGGATCGGGCAAATATGGCGACCCCTTAATCAAAGTAGGCATAACAGTTAGAGATAATGTGGTGAGCATACCAGCCGGAACCTTAACCGCAGCAAATTTCGATGGTACATTTACCAATCAAGATACGGTTGGAGGCGTAATCGGCGACGAAAATTCGGCTATCAAGTTTTATAAGCTTAGAGCCAATTATTTTAATGCGCCAATAAAGATTGATACTTTCACGGTTAACAACCTGGCGAGACCCATTGCAACGGGTTTAGTAACCTCGCAATTCCCTTTAACCAACCTAAACAACACCGTAGGAACGGAGGATTTCGAGTTTAAAAACGGTACGGCCGATTTACGGTTGTACTGCAAGGCCGATATCGATAATTTTAGCTTTACCAAGCCTGTGGTATCGGGAAGAATCGACATTGCCAATGCAGATATTGTTTACCTTCCGAGGAAACTTCATCTGGTTAAAAGTGCATTGAAAATGAATTTCAATCAAAACGATCTTTCCATCCAGAACGGCCATTTTCAATTGGGAAAAAGCGAATTAAACGTAAATTGTAACATCGCCAACTTTGCCAACCTGTACTATACCGATCCGGATAAGATTTTGGTTAATTTAACTATGCACAGCCCGCAACTGTACTTAAACGAGTTTCTGCCTATTTTGGGACCACGCATGAAGCAAAAAAGCGCCTCATCTGGCAGTTCGATGAAAGCAGCTTCGAAACAGTTGAGCAATGTTTTAGAGGTGTCAAAAATGAACATTAAGTTAAAAGTTGACAAGGCCATTTACGACAAGTTTGTGGCGAGAAACCTAAATGCCGATATTTCTCTTCGCGGTGAAGGGATTTATTTCGATAAAATCAGCGTAGCGCATGCCGGTGGAACACTTTCTTTGAATGGGAACATCATTCAACAGTCGAGCTCAAATCTGTTTAAAATCAATTCTGTAATTAGCCATGTTAGCGTAAAAGAGTTCTTTTATTCTTTTGATAATTTCGGGCAAAAAACCATTACCAGTAAAAACCTGATGGGTTATTTATCGTCGCGTGTTAACATTACAGGTCGCATTTCGCATGTAGGGAAAATATTGCCCCGCTCGATAAGTGGAAAAGTAATTTTCAACCTCAACAATGCTGCCCTGGTTAATTTTGAGCCGATGGTAAATGTAGGCAAGTTTGCCTTTGCGAATCGCAATTTGGAAAATATAAAAATCAGGAATTTAGATGGAACGTTGACCATTCGGGGAGATAAAATTGATATCAGCCCAATGCAGATTAATTCGAGCGCAATGAACTTCAATGTAAAAGGCACTTATGCACTTGGCGATGGTACCAATATTGCCGTTGATATTCCATTGAGAAACCCCAAAGGGGATGAAAACTTAACGAAAGCAGAGCGCCGGGAAGCCCGAATGCGGGGAATTGTGCTTTACCTCAAAGCAATTGATGATGGAAAAGGCGGCATCAAAATTAGGTGGAACAAGGATCATGATGAGGATAAGGATAAAGGTCAGGATCAGAATAAAAAAAGAGACGTGAGGATTAAATGGGACTAA
- a CDS encoding ABC transporter ATPase has product MSFSPQSRVWVYQSDRKFSSAEETAIIEKLAAFTNQWKAHGNELLARAEIRYGYFIILTVDETQANVTGCSIDSSVRLIKEIEQDYHVDLFNRFNMAYKVDDQVIVNNKEDFETLINIKQITPETIVFNNMVQTLAELENKWEVPLKNSWHSTVFAHLL; this is encoded by the coding sequence ATGAGTTTTTCTCCACAATCAAGAGTTTGGGTGTACCAAAGCGATCGTAAATTTTCTTCAGCGGAGGAAACGGCGATCATCGAAAAATTAGCGGCATTTACAAACCAATGGAAAGCCCATGGTAATGAATTATTGGCCAGAGCCGAAATTCGTTACGGCTATTTTATCATTTTGACTGTTGATGAAACCCAGGCTAACGTTACGGGTTGTTCTATCGACAGCTCGGTGCGGTTAATAAAAGAAATTGAGCAAGATTACCATGTCGATCTATTCAACCGTTTTAATATGGCGTACAAAGTTGATGATCAGGTAATCGTTAACAATAAAGAAGACTTTGAAACCCTGATCAACATTAAACAGATCACTCCCGAAACCATCGTATTTAACAACATGGTGCAAACTTTGGCCGAGCTCGAAAACAAGTGGGAAGTACCCTTAAAAAATAGCTGGCATTCTACTGTGTTTGCACATCTTTTGTAA